The Gemella haemolysans genome includes a region encoding these proteins:
- the purE gene encoding 5-(carboxyamino)imidazole ribonucleotide mutase, which produces MKVAVIMGSKSDYTTMEETCKLLEEFEIPFDKKVVSAHRTPDLLVEFSKNAKSNGYSLIIAAAGGAAHLPGMVASMTTLPVIGVPIKSSVLSGVDSLYSIVQMPAGVPVLTMAIGVAGAKNAAISALSILGITNEKYASKYERFKKEQERIVLEEMKL; this is translated from the coding sequence ATGAAAGTTGCGGTAATTATGGGTTCGAAGTCGGATTATACAACGATGGAAGAAACTTGTAAATTGTTGGAAGAGTTTGAAATTCCTTTTGATAAAAAAGTAGTAAGTGCACATAGAACGCCTGATCTTTTAGTTGAATTTTCTAAAAATGCAAAGAGTAATGGTTATTCGTTGATTATAGCGGCTGCAGGAGGTGCAGCACATCTTCCGGGGATGGTTGCTTCTATGACGACATTACCAGTCATTGGTGTTCCGATTAAATCTAGTGTTCTTAGTGGAGTCGATTCATTGTATTCGATAGTTCAGATGCCTGCTGGAGTTCCAGTATTAACTATGGCGATAGGTGTAGCTGGTGCAAAAAATGCGGCTATAAGTGCCTTATCGATACTAGGGATTACTAATGAAAAGTATGCATCTAAGTACGAACGATTCAAAAAAGAACAAGAAAGAATAGTATTGGAAGAGATGAAACTATGA